One segment of Agrococcus sp. ProA11 DNA contains the following:
- the nudC gene encoding NAD(+) diphosphatase — protein sequence MPSTAGLGSVPPLARFAIDRDHVSRVAPDAVARALELPSTRIVVIAGDRSPVRDGRLVRFAPGELPETMQHVEPPVPPSWLGRLAPEPGGAGGAIILSQLVGEPFEVEGAQWRSLREVGADLDDADAGVLVQAVALGVWQRESLHSPIDGTPAAFEESGWVRRSATGAAHFPRTDPAVIVAIHDRADERILLGHNAAWPTDRYSLIAGFVDPGESLEAAVVREVREETGLEVVEPRYLGSQPWPFPRSLMLGFECVAPEPQRIVPDGVEILDVRWFTRDELRAGIVQLPGRSSIASWILAAWLER from the coding sequence GTGCCAAGCACTGCAGGTCTCGGTTCCGTGCCCCCGCTGGCGCGCTTCGCGATCGATCGCGACCACGTGTCTCGGGTCGCCCCCGATGCCGTGGCTCGGGCGCTCGAGCTCCCGTCGACCCGCATCGTGGTGATCGCGGGCGACCGGTCGCCCGTGCGCGACGGGAGGCTCGTGCGGTTCGCGCCGGGCGAGCTGCCGGAGACCATGCAGCACGTCGAGCCGCCGGTGCCGCCGAGCTGGCTCGGCAGGCTCGCGCCCGAGCCCGGCGGTGCAGGGGGCGCCATCATCCTCAGCCAGCTGGTGGGGGAGCCCTTCGAGGTCGAGGGCGCCCAGTGGCGCTCGCTGCGGGAGGTCGGTGCGGATCTCGACGACGCCGACGCCGGCGTGCTCGTGCAGGCCGTGGCGCTCGGCGTCTGGCAGCGCGAGAGCCTGCACAGCCCCATCGACGGCACGCCCGCGGCGTTCGAGGAATCCGGCTGGGTGCGACGATCCGCCACGGGCGCGGCGCACTTCCCGCGCACCGACCCGGCCGTCATCGTCGCGATCCACGATCGGGCGGACGAGCGCATCCTGCTCGGGCACAACGCGGCCTGGCCGACGGACCGCTACTCGCTCATCGCCGGCTTCGTCGATCCGGGCGAGTCGCTCGAGGCTGCCGTGGTCCGCGAGGTGCGGGAGGAGACCGGGCTCGAGGTCGTCGAGCCCCGCTACCTGGGGTCGCAGCCGTGGCCGTTCCCGCGCAGCCTCATGCTCGGGTTCGAGTGCGTGGCGCCGGAGCCCCAGCGGATCGTGCCCGACGGCGTCGAGATCCTCGACGTGCGATGGTTCACCCGCGACGAGCTGCGCGCGGGCATCGTGCAGCTGCCGGGACGCTCCTCCATCGCATCCTGGATCCTCGCGGCGTGGCTGGAGCGATGA
- a CDS encoding ATP-dependent DNA helicase, with amino-acid sequence MNYSAADLAERLAHAAGTPPQLPTEEQIAVIEAPTAPTLVVAGAGSGKTHTMAQRVLWLVANEVAQPDEVLGLTFTRKAARELADRLDQQLALLADAQLVPVDVVQTRKPSVQTYNSFAGSLFKEWALLIGRDPDSEVLSDPAALLMALRIARASDDERLATIGSATRVAEHVLRLAGELGDHHVSTERLRRAGFADAFAAKAALPPDPSAKRALAQKAQQDFAADVARVGALAPLSALVDAFDEQKRRLGVVQFSDQVRFALDALLAHDGAIEELRDRHRFVLLDEFQDTSVLQLELLGRIFRERPVMAVGDPNQAIYGFRGASAGTLALFQDHFGATAKATLSISWRNDAEILTLAGAIAAELPIRAEVPVEPLRARGSAGPGEVVVRHCRTVDDEADELTAWLVGHGAGQGATTAAVLVRTHGQAIDLSAALAARGLTVSRSGGGGLFEDPAVVDLIAALRVLGRPEEGSSLVRLLAGSRWRIGVADLMALQRSAQRMAKAGLTDEQRARDRGAVVAEASSSIVDALDALVDGAALEGATDEGGARMRQAATLLRELRRQAGMPLPDYVRAVERALRLDIEVGANPNRSNAALDAFAREVQAFASADERGTLDALLTYLEAVDRGRGPDAPQEEPKPGIVQVLTMHASKGLEWDVVALPRLAQARRDPSTRGWLDWGKLPFPLRGDAKMLPVLDHDQPTVHDYLAARGEFLADLASHAESEGDRLSYVAVTRARRALWLSGAQWYGTGTTPAKPTRLLELAAATMGTELLDPASKEDGNPRAGSSAVVTWPVDPLGRRRPEVERAAALVDAADPAQSTPWDDVIDLLLADRAPAPLTLPSRVAASGFKDWAADPVEVAKQLARPMPQQPFAATRLGTLFHGWVERRDGAIGLGDAVDDEALDEELVGIDAERLERLKQTFLASPYGDRQPAETEIEIHLPLAGTTVVCKIDAVYRDGDRATVVDWKTGRLPSGAADLEARQLQLALYRAAYAAHAGLEPELVDAELYFVEHDRIVRPERIESLAELEARWLAAQQAVAEASAVG; translated from the coding sequence ATGAACTACAGCGCCGCAGACCTCGCCGAGCGGCTCGCGCACGCGGCCGGCACGCCCCCGCAGCTGCCGACCGAGGAGCAGATCGCGGTCATCGAGGCCCCGACCGCGCCGACGCTCGTGGTCGCGGGCGCGGGCAGCGGCAAGACCCACACGATGGCGCAGCGCGTGCTCTGGCTGGTCGCGAACGAGGTCGCGCAACCGGATGAGGTCCTGGGGCTGACCTTCACGCGGAAGGCCGCACGCGAGCTGGCCGATCGTCTCGACCAGCAGCTGGCGCTACTGGCCGACGCGCAGCTCGTGCCGGTCGACGTCGTCCAGACGCGGAAGCCATCCGTGCAGACCTACAACTCCTTCGCCGGCAGCCTGTTCAAGGAGTGGGCGCTGCTCATCGGTCGCGACCCGGACTCCGAGGTGCTCTCCGACCCGGCCGCGTTGCTGATGGCGCTGCGCATCGCTCGCGCCTCGGACGATGAGCGGCTGGCGACCATCGGCTCCGCGACCAGGGTGGCGGAGCACGTGCTGCGCCTCGCGGGCGAGCTCGGCGACCACCACGTCTCCACCGAGCGGCTGCGCCGGGCGGGCTTCGCCGACGCGTTCGCGGCGAAGGCGGCGCTGCCGCCCGACCCCTCCGCCAAGCGCGCCCTCGCGCAGAAGGCACAGCAGGACTTCGCGGCCGACGTCGCCCGGGTCGGCGCGCTCGCCCCGCTCAGCGCGCTCGTCGACGCCTTCGACGAGCAGAAGCGGCGCCTGGGCGTGGTGCAGTTCAGCGACCAGGTGCGATTCGCCCTGGACGCGCTGCTGGCGCACGACGGCGCGATCGAGGAGCTGCGCGACCGCCACCGGTTCGTGCTGCTCGACGAGTTCCAGGACACCTCGGTGCTGCAGCTGGAGCTGCTGGGCAGGATCTTCCGAGAACGACCCGTCATGGCGGTGGGCGACCCCAACCAGGCGATCTACGGCTTCCGCGGGGCCAGTGCAGGCACGCTCGCGCTGTTCCAGGATCACTTCGGCGCGACGGCGAAGGCGACCCTCTCGATCAGTTGGCGCAACGATGCCGAGATCCTCACGCTCGCCGGTGCCATCGCGGCCGAGCTGCCCATCCGGGCCGAGGTGCCGGTGGAGCCGCTCCGCGCTCGCGGCAGCGCCGGCCCGGGCGAGGTCGTCGTCCGCCACTGCCGCACGGTCGACGATGAGGCCGACGAGCTCACGGCGTGGCTCGTCGGGCACGGCGCCGGCCAGGGCGCCACCACGGCCGCGGTGCTCGTGCGGACGCACGGGCAGGCCATCGACCTCTCCGCGGCGCTCGCGGCGCGCGGACTGACGGTCTCGCGCTCGGGCGGCGGCGGCCTGTTCGAGGATCCCGCCGTGGTCGACCTGATCGCGGCCCTGCGCGTGCTCGGTCGGCCGGAGGAGGGCTCGAGCCTCGTGCGCCTGCTCGCCGGCTCGCGCTGGAGGATCGGGGTCGCCGACCTCATGGCGCTGCAGCGCTCGGCGCAGCGCATGGCCAAGGCCGGTCTCACCGACGAGCAGCGCGCGCGCGACCGCGGTGCGGTGGTCGCCGAGGCGTCGTCGTCGATCGTCGACGCGCTCGACGCCCTGGTCGACGGGGCGGCGCTGGAGGGCGCCACCGACGAGGGCGGCGCCCGGATGCGGCAGGCCGCGACGCTGCTGCGCGAGCTCCGTCGTCAGGCAGGCATGCCGCTGCCCGACTACGTGCGGGCGGTCGAGCGGGCGCTCCGGCTCGACATCGAGGTGGGCGCGAACCCGAACCGGTCGAATGCCGCGCTGGACGCCTTCGCGCGCGAGGTGCAGGCCTTCGCCTCGGCCGACGAGCGCGGCACGCTGGATGCCCTGCTGACCTATCTGGAAGCGGTCGATCGCGGCCGCGGGCCCGACGCGCCGCAGGAGGAGCCGAAGCCCGGGATCGTGCAGGTGCTGACGATGCACGCCTCCAAGGGCCTCGAGTGGGACGTCGTCGCCCTGCCCCGGCTCGCGCAGGCTCGCCGCGATCCGAGCACGCGCGGATGGCTCGACTGGGGGAAGCTGCCGTTCCCGCTGCGAGGCGACGCGAAGATGCTGCCGGTGCTCGACCACGACCAGCCGACGGTGCACGACTACCTCGCGGCGCGCGGCGAGTTCCTCGCCGACCTGGCCTCGCACGCCGAGTCCGAGGGCGACCGGCTGTCGTACGTGGCCGTCACCCGTGCCCGCCGAGCGCTCTGGCTCTCCGGCGCCCAGTGGTACGGCACCGGCACGACGCCCGCGAAGCCGACCCGGCTGCTCGAGCTCGCCGCCGCCACGATGGGCACCGAGCTGCTCGATCCCGCCTCGAAGGAGGACGGCAACCCGCGCGCCGGCAGCTCGGCGGTCGTGACGTGGCCGGTCGATCCGCTCGGCAGGCGCCGACCGGAGGTCGAGCGGGCCGCCGCGCTCGTCGATGCCGCCGATCCGGCGCAGTCGACGCCCTGGGACGACGTCATCGATCTGCTGCTGGCCGACCGCGCGCCGGCGCCGCTGACGCTCCCGAGCCGCGTCGCCGCATCCGGCTTCAAGGATTGGGCTGCCGACCCGGTCGAGGTCGCGAAGCAGCTCGCGCGGCCGATGCCGCAGCAGCCGTTCGCTGCCACCCGGCTCGGCACGCTGTTCCACGGCTGGGTGGAGCGCCGCGACGGGGCGATCGGCCTCGGCGACGCCGTCGACGACGAAGCGCTCGACGAGGAGCTCGTCGGCATCGACGCCGAGCGGCTCGAGCGGCTCAAGCAGACGTTCCTCGCCTCGCCCTACGGCGACCGCCAGCCGGCCGAGACCGAGATCGAGATCCACCTGCCGCTCGCGGGCACCACGGTCGTCTGCAAGATCGATGCGGTCTACCGGGACGGCGATCGCGCAACGGTCGTCGACTGGAAGACCGGTCGCCTGCCGTCAGGCGCCGCAGACCTCGAGGCCCGTCAGCTGCAGCTCGCGCTCTACCGCGCCGCCTACGCGGCGCACGCGGGGCTGGAGCCTGAGCTGGTCGATGCCGAGCTCTACTTCGTCGAGCACGATCGGATCGTCAGACCGGAGCGCATCGAGTCGCTCGCCGAGCTGGAGGCGCGCTGGCTCGCCGCGCAGCAGGCAGTGGCCGAGGCCTCAGCGGTCGGCTGA
- a CDS encoding zinc-dependent metalloprotease — translation MPEDSEDRRPEDELREMLQQFLSGAGPIDPSRLAGAAGMPSDPAQLQAIMAQLQAALSRSEDGIDWSAASRQAAAIVQRDPGSVTSAERDAVQQAVDLAALWLSETTEIGAATGLTMMSRQQWVDATMPVWQEMSEPVANSVANALTRAMQEHAPEEAQEMLAGAEKILRNVGGTMFAMQLGNVVGQLAGETVAGGDFGFPLLEDTAALLPVNLRSAAEGLEIPEDQVHIWMAARELAHARLFHHARWLRLHVLSSVREYAEGIHIDIERLEELAESFDATNTDELREALSSGALIPPKTPEQLEALARLETTIALIDGWVDAVTEAATARLPKRDAIAESVRRRRATGGPAEKAFGTLVGLEIRPRRLREAAAFWRSVTDAVGPELRDSLWDQPDLMPGSDDIDDPARVISRLQGGGELDEMDLALQELLDDAERAQHTTAEPGATDAASPTDAAGEPVDDAGDDAGDDSGSTPDDERGGAPGA, via the coding sequence ATGCCTGAGGACTCCGAAGATCGTCGCCCCGAGGACGAGCTGCGCGAGATGCTGCAGCAGTTCCTCTCCGGCGCCGGACCCATCGATCCGTCGCGTCTCGCCGGGGCGGCAGGCATGCCCTCCGACCCGGCCCAGCTGCAGGCGATCATGGCGCAGCTGCAGGCGGCGCTGTCCCGCAGCGAGGACGGCATCGACTGGTCGGCCGCATCCCGCCAGGCGGCCGCGATCGTGCAGCGCGACCCGGGCTCGGTCACGAGCGCAGAGCGCGATGCCGTGCAGCAGGCCGTCGATCTCGCAGCCCTGTGGCTCAGCGAGACCACCGAGATCGGTGCGGCCACGGGACTCACGATGATGTCGCGCCAGCAGTGGGTCGATGCGACCATGCCCGTCTGGCAGGAGATGAGCGAGCCGGTGGCGAACAGCGTCGCGAATGCGCTGACGCGGGCGATGCAGGAGCACGCGCCGGAGGAGGCGCAGGAGATGCTCGCCGGTGCCGAGAAGATCCTGCGGAACGTGGGCGGCACGATGTTCGCCATGCAGCTCGGCAACGTCGTCGGCCAGTTGGCCGGCGAGACCGTCGCCGGCGGCGACTTCGGCTTCCCGCTGCTCGAGGACACGGCGGCGCTGCTGCCGGTGAACCTGCGCTCGGCGGCCGAGGGCCTCGAGATCCCCGAGGATCAGGTGCACATCTGGATGGCGGCGCGCGAGCTCGCCCACGCACGCCTGTTCCATCACGCACGCTGGCTGCGGCTGCACGTGCTCTCCTCCGTGCGCGAGTACGCCGAGGGCATCCACATCGACATCGAGCGGCTCGAGGAGCTCGCGGAGTCCTTCGACGCGACCAACACGGATGAGCTGCGGGAGGCGCTCTCGAGCGGCGCACTCATCCCCCCGAAGACCCCGGAGCAGCTCGAGGCGCTCGCACGGCTCGAGACCACGATCGCCCTCATCGACGGATGGGTGGATGCGGTCACCGAGGCCGCCACCGCCCGCCTGCCGAAGCGGGATGCGATCGCCGAGTCGGTCCGTCGGCGACGCGCCACCGGCGGCCCCGCGGAGAAGGCCTTCGGCACGCTCGTCGGACTCGAGATCCGCCCGCGCCGCCTGCGTGAGGCGGCCGCCTTCTGGCGCAGCGTCACGGACGCCGTCGGCCCAGAGCTGCGCGACTCGCTGTGGGATCAGCCCGACCTGATGCCCGGCTCCGACGACATCGACGACCCGGCTCGCGTGATCTCCCGCCTGCAGGGCGGCGGCGAGCTCGACGAGATGGATCTGGCCCTGCAGGAGCTGCTCGACGACGCCGAGCGCGCCCAGCACACCACCGCGGAGCCCGGCGCCACGGATGCCGCCTCGCCCACCGACGCCGCCGGCGAGCCGGTCGACGACGCAGGCGACGACGCGGGCGACGATTCCGGCAGCACACCGGACGACGAGCGCGGGGGCGCGCCCGGCGCCTGA
- a CDS encoding phosphotransferase, which produces MSPNPLTLAALATTAVPGLDVVGATEDGSDEHRSVIAARLSDESTVQVVLPRSVAALSSATAHAAALGALTLATRSRLPFEVPALLGTTPAGKSTLFVLTRLAGTPMRLADISPARLGLAESVGRAIAAIHELPTSVATDAGLPHESAQSLRARLLDTFDRAAATGAVPAALLQRWESALGDDQLWQFKPTLVHGDLQAPAFRIDGSEVVGLDGWHSLAIGDPARDLAFLLGSNEFGSVDQAFDAHAAARGIGDRQVRQRAMLHAELEIAKWLLHGVDRADAAIVDDAKGMLAGLVARVDADPDAAIAPQHLETMDLTGVQAYLGAASPATGASEHATEVIDAPAGSAGSAGSAEAGAPPADAPPAATAAGVEADRASVADDDDRDDRASADR; this is translated from the coding sequence ATGAGCCCGAACCCCCTCACTCTAGCCGCGCTCGCCACCACCGCCGTGCCCGGCCTCGACGTCGTCGGCGCGACGGAGGACGGCTCCGATGAGCACCGCTCGGTCATCGCCGCGCGGCTCTCCGACGAGTCGACGGTGCAGGTCGTGCTGCCTCGCTCGGTCGCCGCGCTGAGCAGCGCCACCGCGCACGCCGCGGCGCTGGGCGCACTCACGCTCGCGACCCGATCGCGACTGCCGTTCGAGGTGCCCGCGCTGCTCGGCACGACCCCGGCCGGCAAGTCCACGCTCTTCGTGCTCACACGGCTCGCGGGCACTCCGATGCGTCTGGCCGACATCTCCCCCGCGCGGCTCGGCCTCGCCGAGAGCGTCGGCCGGGCGATCGCCGCGATCCACGAGCTGCCGACGTCGGTCGCCACCGATGCGGGACTGCCGCACGAGAGCGCGCAATCGCTGCGCGCCCGGCTGCTCGACACCTTCGACCGAGCGGCGGCGACCGGCGCCGTGCCCGCGGCGCTGCTGCAGCGCTGGGAGTCGGCGCTCGGTGACGATCAGCTGTGGCAGTTCAAGCCCACGCTCGTGCACGGCGACCTGCAGGCGCCCGCGTTCCGCATCGACGGCTCCGAGGTCGTCGGCCTCGACGGCTGGCACTCGCTCGCCATCGGCGATCCCGCTCGTGACCTCGCGTTCCTGCTGGGCTCGAACGAGTTCGGCAGCGTCGACCAGGCCTTCGACGCGCATGCGGCCGCGCGCGGCATCGGTGACCGTCAGGTGCGCCAGCGGGCGATGCTGCACGCCGAGCTGGAGATCGCCAAGTGGCTGCTGCATGGCGTCGACCGCGCCGATGCAGCGATCGTGGACGACGCGAAGGGGATGCTCGCCGGCCTGGTCGCGCGGGTCGACGCCGATCCCGACGCGGCGATCGCCCCGCAGCATCTCGAGACGATGGACCTGACAGGGGTGCAGGCCTACCTGGGTGCGGCGAGCCCGGCCACCGGCGCCTCCGAGCACGCGACCGAGGTGATCGACGCCCCGGCCGGCAGCGCCGGCTCGGCTGGCAGCGCCGAAGCCGGCGCGCCGCCGGCCGATGCGCCGCCGGCTGCCACCGCGGCGGGCGTCGAGGCGGATCGCGCGTCGGTCGCGGACGACGACGACAGGGACGACCGGGCCTCAGCCGACCGCTGA
- a CDS encoding S16 family serine protease yields MSEPAGNPAIPPSAIREQPVQHRFPDLRPRRLRRAGWGSLAAAAAAGLALAFVPSPYVVETAGPTYDTLGETDAGPLIEIDGVETYPTEGELRLLTIALHGSRERPLSWVEVARAYLDPADSIIPVDAAFPPDVSIEESNEAGRIDMQNSQQAAVAAALLHEGIDIVSDVRVASVIPDAPADGVLEEGDRILRVNGETAYDVFSIRDAIAAADGPTTFDIERDGQPMTLEITPIVEGEQRLVGIYPSHAFTFPFTVDIELPNVGGPSAGMMFALGIVDELTPGAMTAGTDWAGTGTISALGDVGPIGGIVQKLHGAEDAGATHFLAPVENCAEVVGHVPDGLTVFAVDTLDDAIRAIETVAMNADTSALPTCGTGASS; encoded by the coding sequence ATGTCCGAACCCGCCGGGAATCCCGCCATCCCGCCCTCCGCCATCCGCGAACAGCCGGTCCAGCATCGCTTTCCCGACCTGCGGCCGAGGCGCCTTCGGCGTGCCGGTTGGGGCTCGCTCGCCGCAGCGGCCGCCGCCGGGCTCGCGCTCGCGTTCGTGCCGTCGCCGTACGTGGTCGAGACCGCCGGGCCGACCTACGACACCCTGGGTGAGACCGACGCCGGCCCGCTGATCGAGATCGACGGCGTGGAGACCTATCCCACCGAGGGGGAGCTGCGGCTGCTGACGATCGCGTTGCACGGGAGCCGGGAGCGACCGCTCAGCTGGGTCGAGGTCGCCCGCGCCTATCTCGACCCGGCGGATTCGATCATCCCGGTGGACGCCGCCTTCCCGCCGGACGTCTCGATCGAGGAATCGAACGAGGCGGGCCGCATCGACATGCAGAACTCGCAGCAGGCAGCGGTCGCGGCAGCACTGCTGCATGAGGGGATCGACATCGTCAGCGACGTGCGAGTCGCGAGCGTCATCCCGGACGCTCCGGCAGACGGGGTGCTGGAGGAGGGCGACCGCATCCTGCGCGTGAACGGCGAGACCGCCTACGACGTCTTCTCCATCCGCGACGCGATCGCCGCCGCGGATGGCCCGACCACCTTCGACATCGAGCGCGATGGCCAGCCGATGACGCTCGAGATCACCCCCATCGTGGAGGGCGAGCAGCGCCTCGTCGGCATCTACCCGTCGCATGCGTTCACCTTCCCGTTCACCGTCGACATCGAGCTGCCGAACGTGGGCGGGCCGAGCGCGGGCATGATGTTCGCCCTCGGCATCGTCGACGAGCTCACGCCCGGCGCCATGACCGCCGGCACCGACTGGGCGGGCACGGGCACGATCTCCGCGCTCGGCGACGTCGGTCCCATCGGCGGCATCGTGCAGAAGCTGCATGGCGCCGAGGATGCGGGCGCCACGCACTTCCTCGCGCCCGTCGAGAACTGCGCCGAGGTGGTGGGCCACGTGCCCGACGGCCTGACGGTCTTCGCCGTCGACACGCTCGACGACGCGATCAGGGCGATCGAGACGGTCGCGATGAACGCCGACACGTCTGCGCTGCCCACGTGCGGGACGGGCGCTTCCTCATAG
- a CDS encoding ATP-dependent helicase: MTDAPMTDVSGALTDADRILAGLDEQQRLAATTLGGPVAILAGAGTGKTRAITHRIAYAVATGEQAEHASLALTFTSRAAGEMRTRLARLGAGAVQARTFHAAALAQLSHFWPRITGARMPALLPQKAATLADAAAQLRMRLPTAQLRDAAGEIEWRKSQAMTIEDYGIQARIRPMPTGILPEAMIDLHMAYERVKDERRQIDFEDVLLATAGMLEREPVAADEVRARYRHFTVDEYQDVSPMQQRLLAAWLGDRRDVCVVGDPSQTIYSFAGADAASLSRFVHEHPDAEVVRLERSYRSTAAVVGCANRLMRGRDALTLAAASGEPGKEPTLSVHANDSAEAAAIAAACRAQVDAGADPSRIAILTRFHAQSGLLEQALASVGLSSAVRGSARFFEIPVVKRAVMMLRSAPADRRPVFQAVTDIVMGLGYRAEPPATHGEERAQWDALHALVTLAEEAGGTDLPAFAQELQRRAQTEHEPSVAAVTIATIHAAKGLEWQHVHVCGLAEGLLPISHATTLAEIDEERRLLYVAITRAERTLSLSWARSSGHSVRQPSRFLAEIAPPRAQGARRGAGRAGGAAR, translated from the coding sequence ATGACGGATGCACCGATGACGGATGTCTCGGGCGCGCTCACCGACGCCGACCGCATCCTGGCGGGCCTCGACGAGCAGCAGCGGCTGGCCGCCACCACGCTGGGCGGCCCGGTCGCCATCCTCGCCGGTGCCGGCACCGGCAAGACGCGGGCCATCACGCACCGCATCGCCTACGCCGTCGCGACGGGGGAGCAGGCGGAGCACGCGTCGCTCGCACTCACCTTCACCTCTCGAGCCGCGGGCGAGATGCGCACGCGCCTCGCCCGGCTGGGCGCCGGCGCTGTGCAGGCGCGCACCTTCCACGCGGCCGCGCTCGCGCAGCTCTCCCACTTCTGGCCGCGCATCACCGGAGCTCGCATGCCCGCGCTGCTGCCGCAGAAGGCGGCGACCCTCGCGGATGCCGCGGCGCAGCTGCGCATGCGGCTCCCGACGGCGCAGCTGCGTGACGCCGCCGGCGAGATCGAGTGGCGCAAGTCGCAGGCGATGACGATCGAGGACTACGGGATCCAGGCGCGCATCCGACCGATGCCGACGGGGATCCTGCCGGAGGCGATGATCGACCTGCACATGGCCTACGAGCGGGTGAAGGACGAGCGCCGCCAGATCGACTTCGAGGACGTGCTGCTGGCCACCGCCGGCATGCTCGAGCGCGAGCCCGTGGCCGCCGACGAGGTGCGTGCGCGCTACCGGCACTTCACCGTCGACGAGTACCAGGATGTGTCGCCCATGCAGCAGCGCCTGCTGGCTGCCTGGCTGGGCGACCGACGCGACGTGTGCGTCGTCGGCGACCCGAGCCAGACGATCTACTCGTTCGCCGGTGCCGACGCGGCGAGCCTGAGCCGCTTCGTGCACGAGCATCCCGACGCCGAGGTGGTGCGGCTGGAGCGCTCCTATCGCTCGACGGCGGCGGTCGTCGGCTGCGCGAACCGGCTCATGCGCGGACGCGACGCGCTCACCCTCGCGGCCGCATCCGGCGAGCCGGGCAAGGAGCCGACGCTCTCGGTGCACGCGAACGACTCGGCGGAGGCAGCCGCGATCGCCGCCGCCTGCCGCGCGCAGGTCGACGCGGGTGCCGACCCCAGCCGCATCGCGATCCTCACGCGCTTCCACGCGCAGTCCGGTCTGCTCGAGCAGGCGCTCGCGAGCGTCGGCCTGTCATCGGCGGTGCGCGGCTCGGCCCGATTCTTCGAGATCCCGGTCGTCAAGCGCGCGGTGATGATGCTGCGCAGCGCGCCCGCCGACCGCCGACCGGTGTTCCAGGCGGTGACCGACATCGTCATGGGGCTCGGGTACCGGGCCGAGCCGCCGGCGACGCACGGCGAGGAGCGAGCCCAGTGGGATGCGCTGCACGCGCTCGTCACGCTCGCGGAGGAAGCGGGCGGCACCGACCTGCCGGCGTTCGCCCAGGAGCTGCAGCGTCGTGCGCAGACCGAGCACGAGCCGTCGGTCGCGGCGGTGACGATCGCCACCATCCACGCCGCCAAGGGCCTCGAGTGGCAGCACGTGCACGTGTGCGGCTTGGCCGAGGGCCTGCTGCCCATCTCGCACGCCACCACCCTCGCCGAGATCGACGAGGAGCGGCGGCTGCTCTACGTCGCCATCACCCGGGCCGAGCGCACGCTCTCGCTCAGCTGGGCGCGCAGCTCCGGGCACTCGGTCAGGCAGCCTTCGCGATTCCTGGCCGAGATCGCGCCGCCCCGCGCGCAGGGCGCGCGCCGAGGTGCGGGCAGGGCCGGCGGCGCAGCGCGCTGA